From Malaciobacter mytili LMG 24559:
AATTTTAAAATATTTTAAAGAACTTGAAGCTTTAGTTGGCTGTGTACAAGATAAAGTATATCATCCTGAAGGAGATGTTTGGGTTCATACTTTAATGGCTTTAGATGAATTAGCAAAAATTTTAAAAACAGAAAAAATAGAAGATGAATATAGAAAATTATATTTATTTTATGCTACTTTATGCCATGACTTAGGTAAACCTTATTGCACAGAAATTTTAGAAAATAAGGTAACTTCTCATAAACATGAAACCTTAGGTGTTGAACCAACTATTTCTTTTTTATCAAAATTAACAAATGAAAAAAAACTAATAGAAAAAGTAATACCAATAGTTAAAAATCATTTAACACCTTTTCAACTATATCTTGCAAACTCTTCATTAAAAGCTGTAAAAAGATTATCTTTAAAAGTAAATATACAAGATTTATGTTTAGTTTGTTTAGCTGATTGTTTAGGTAGAGATATTAAAGATAAAGAAAAATGCCCAAAAGCAACCTCTTGGCTTTTAGAGCAAGCTACTTTACTAAATATTCAAAATAATGCTTTAAAACCACATATTCTTGGAAGAGATTTAATAACTTTAGGATTAAAACCCTCAAAAGAGTTTAAACAAATACTTGATTATGCTTTAGATTTACAAATAGATGAAAATTTAACTAAAGAAGAGATATTATACTTTATAAAAGAAAGATATTGTAACTAACTTTATTTATAAATAAAAAAAGTTAGTTAAGGTTTAATTATATAATTTTCACTTCCATTTGCCACATGATAGATAATAACATTATATTTTTTAGCATAATATTTCATTAGAAGTTTTTGTAAAATTGGCTCAATTGATGGGGTAAACCAAGCATTATTTGATATTGCTATCATATATTTTGTATCATTTATATTTTCAAAGATTTTATTTGTTGTTGCTTCATAACAAATTGCACTCCTAAATTTATAACCATTTATATTAAAATCAGTTGGAGTTACAGCTTTTATATAATCTTGTGCTCCATTATAAAACCATTTATTTATTAAATCTGTTAAGAAACTTGAAAGTGGTATTTCTTCTCCAAAAGGAACTAAAACTACTTTATTTGCAATAACTACTTTTTCTTTTGAAAAGAAAAATGAAGAGTTATAAAATCCTTTTTCATCACTTGACATAGCACCTATTACTATATCAATTTTTTGAGATTTTTCTTTTAAATATTGCATTAAAAATTCATCTTTATTTAATAATAAAGGAAGAGTAGTCTCTGGTAAGATAACTAAATCATAATTTAAATCAATTGCTTTATCTATTTCATTTATATTTTTATTTACTATTAAATGTTGATTTTGTTTTAGCCATTTTTGGTCTTGCTTGATATTTATTTTAGACATATATATTTTTAAATTTGGCTCTTTTATTTTTAAATTAGGGTTATAATCAAAGGCAAAAAGTAAAGGAATAATAGCTAAAAATTTATATTTTAATTTTTCTGTTAATAAAAAAACTGCTAATAAAATTAAAATAAATGCAATTTTAGAAGTTTGTAAATATGAATCAATAAAAAGTAATTCTAATTTAAACCAATTAAAATTAAAAGGTTCTATAAAACTTAATGCAAAAATAGCACAAATTCTTAAAAATTTTTTATTTATTACTAAATTAAAAATTATTGGTGAAAAATATGAACTTACAAGACAATATAGAGGTCTAAATGTTCTAATTACAAAATCTGTAAAGTAAAATAAAAATGCAATTATAAATCCAAAACCAAGGATTACAAAGGGTATTAAATAAGCTACTTCATAATAAAAAAAACTATTTGCTATCCAATAAAACCAAAAAATTCCTGTAAAAAATCCTGCATAAATTAAAGAATTTTTAGGAATTGTAATTAAAAAGTATAAACCAAGAAGACCTAAAAAGGTGTTTAATATTTTAAAATTAAAGTTTAAATACTCTAAGTAAATAAAAGCACTTAGCAATATAGCTGTTATCAAGCCTTTTATTATAATAGTTTTGTTAAAATATTCAGGTTTTACTAAAAACATAGAAAATACTTTAAAAGGAAGTTTAATGCAAGGTCAAAGTGCTGATTTAATAAGCTCATTATTACCTCTAGTTGCGTTATTTGCAATTTTTTATTTTTTAATTATCAGACCACAACAAAAACAAGCTAAAGCTCATAAGGCTATGATTGCTGAATTAAAAAAGGGTGATAAGATTGTAACAAATGGTGGCTTAATGGTTGAAATTATTAAAGTTGAAGAGACTTTTTTAATTGTTAAAAATCATGATAATACTGAAATGAAATTAATGAAAGAGTTTGTTGCAAAACTTTTAGACTAATTTAACTTATATTTTAAAACATACAATTTTTGTATGTTTTAAATTTTTTTCTATGTACTAACAAGCTAAGGAAAAAGATTGAAAATCTTAAATTATAGACTCATAATATTTATACTAAGCATTATATTTGGAGTTGTATTTTCTATACCTTCATTTATGCAAACAAATAGTGGTAAAAAAATCTCATTAGGATTAGATTTACAAGGTGGACTTCATATGCTTCTTGGAGTTCAAACGGATGAGGCAGTTACTTCAAAAATCAAAACAATAGCAACTTCAATTAAATATTTTGCCGAAGACGAAGATTTATTAATAGAAGATTTAAGTATCAATGGTGATAGCATAACTTTTACTATTTTAGATAAAGATGAAGCACCTAAAATTGAAACAATGTTAGAAAAAATAGGTGGTTTAGAAGTTGGATTAGATGAACTTACTTTTAATGTAAGTTTAACTGATGATGAGATTGTTCGAACAAAAGATTTATCTGTTGCGCAAGCTGTTGAAACTATTAGAAATAGACTTGACCAATTTGGACTTGCTGAACCAACTGTTATTAGACAAGGTGAAACTGATATTGTTGTTCAACTTCCAGGAATTAGATCTCAAGAAGATGAAAAAGCTGCAAGAGAACTTATTTCTAAGCCAGCTAATTTAGAACTTATGGCAGTAGATGAAGAAAGAGCAGACCAAGTTTATACTATGAGTGATGCTCAAGCAGCTTCATATGGAGATATTATTTTAGAGGATGTAAAAAATCCAAATACTTTATATTTAGTAAAAGAGATACCTATTTTAAATGGGGAGCAAGTAATTGATGCAAAAGTTGCTTTTGACCAATCAAATCAGCCTATTATTAATTTTACATTAAATTCAAGTGGTGCAAGAATTTTTGGTGATTTTACAGCAAAAAGTATAGGAAAAAGACTTGCAGTTGTTCTTGATGGGAAAGTTTATTCAGCTCCTTCAATTAGAGAAAGAATTGGTGGAGGAAGTGGACAAATTTCTGGTGGTTTTACTATGATTGAAGCTGGAAATGTTGCAATTGCTCTTAGAAGTGGAGCTTTACCAGCTTCTGTAAAATTACTTGAAAAAAGAAGTGTGGGACCATCACTTGGAGCAGACTCTATTCAAGCTTCTATGGTTGCACTTATTTTAGGATTTGTACTAGTTGTAGTATTTATGATTGTATATTATAAAACTGCTGGAATTATTGCAAATATTGCACTTATTACAAATATTTTTATTATAGTATCAGTTATGGCAATGTTTGGTGCAACTCTTACTTTACCTGGTATGGCAGGGATTGTATTAACCGTGGGTATGGCAGTTGATGCCAATGTAATTATTACTGAAAGAATTAGAGAATTATTAAGACAAGGATTATCAATTCAAAAAGCAATAGAAGATGGTTACTCAAATGCAATGAGAGCTATTTTAGATGCAAATATTACTACTTTATTGGTTGCTGTAATTCTTTATGCTTATGGAACAGGACCAATAAAAGGTTTTGCAATTACTATTTCTATTGGTATTTTAGCTTCAATGCTTACGGCAATTTTGGGAACTCATGGTATTTATGAAGCCTTAATGCCAAAAATATCAAAAGATAAAAATATAAAAAAATGGTTTGGGGTTAGCTAATGGAAATTTTTAAAACTGATAGAATATATAATTTTATGGGAAGAAGACTTCCTTTTTTAGGTCTTTCTTCTATTTTATTTATTGCCTCAATAGTAATTTTATTTACTAAAGGTTTAAACTTTGGTATTGATTTTGCTGGTGGAACAATTATTCAAGTAAAATATGAGAAACAAGCCCCAATTTCAGATATTAGAACTGTATTAAAAACAAAACCTGAATATGCAAATGCAATTATTTCAGAGTTTGGAAGTAAAGAAGAGGTTGTTATTAGATTATCTGGTACTTCTTCTGATTTATCAACTGATATAAGTGATAAAATACATAATGTATTAGCAAGTACAGGAAATTTTGAAGTAAGAAGAGTTGATATAGTTGGACCTAAAGTTGGAGGAGAATTAAGAGAAAAAGGTGTAATGGCTTTAGGTTTAGCTATTATTATAATCTTAATTTATGTAAGTTTTAGATTTGAATGGAGATTTGCTATTGCTTCAATTTTAGCATTAATTCACGATATTACTATTGCTATGGGAGCTTTATCACTTTTTTCTATAGAAGTAAATCTTGATATTTTAGCAGCAATTCTTACTCTTTTAGGATACTCTCTAAATGATACAATTATTGTATTTGATAGAATTCGAGAAGGAATACAAACTTCTAAAGAGACTTTATTAGATACTATTGTAAATGAATCAGTAAGTAAAACTTTATCAAGAACAACACTTACTTCATTAACAACATTTTTTGTTGTTGTTACTTTATTTGCCTTTGGTGGTGAGATTATTCATGGATTTGCCTTTACTTTACTTGTAGGTATTATTGTGGGTACATATTCATCTATTTTTATTGCAGCATCTTTTTTAGTTCAATTAAAATTTTCAATAACTGATTTTAGAAGTAAAGAAGCTGAAAAATTAAAAAGACAAAAAGAAAAAGAAAAAATAAGAGCTATGTATGAAAAAGGTACAGTATAAAGTATCTTATTAAAAAAAGAATTTAGTGGGCTATTTGTTTTTTACAAATTCCCTCTTAAATTCTATTTTGTGTCTTTACTTTTAAAAATCTCAAAATTCATAATTATTTTATAAATAATCTTATATATACTTCTACAATAGCTTTGTTTAAAGAAAAATGCAATAAAATAATATTTCTTTAATAAGATAATTTCCTTTTAATTATAAAGGTAAAAAATGGTTACTGATATTAAAAAATCTAATAATTCTAAATTAAAAAATATAAAATATACTTTTGATAAAATATCTTCAAATAATGCAACAGATTGGCAATTAGCACTTTTTTGGATAGTTCTTTTTGAAATTTCAGCAGTGATTTTTGAATATTTTTTTGTAAAAAAATCGCATATTTATATAGAGTATATACCTCAAAGTTTTTATAAAGAGATTTTTGTAGCTTCTCTTGTGGTTCCTTTTGTATGGTTGTGTGTTTATAATTTAATTTTTATAAATAAGAGCAATTTATTATATTTAGGGCTTTATGCAGTTATAGGTTTATATTTAGTAATTACTCAAGATGTAACTTTTAATTTGCTTTTACATAATTTAAATCCTTTGGAATTGGATATTGGTGGAAGTATATATTTTACAATTCAGCTTATTTTTAAATTAGTTACCACATATTTGATTTTTCAATTAGTAATAGCTTTAAGGTACAAAAGAGTTTAAAGCCAATAAATTACAATTTTAATAATAAATTTCTTTATTTTGTTAAAAAAGCGTTTATATTTTCTTGATATTATATATTTAATAAGAATTTGCAAAGATTTTTTGCAATATATAAGGAGAGAACAAATGCAAACTTCAACTACAGCAAATAAAGAGAGTTTTTTTTATCTTTTTGATAAATATACTTCAAGGAATGGTACAGATTGGTACTTAGCATTGACTTGGATATTTGTTTTAGAATTAATATCTTCATTAATTGAGTATTTTTATTTACCCATAGCAAAAACTTATATAGTTGATATTCAAGAAGGCTTATTTAAAGAGGCTTTAATAGCAATATTTATCTCTTTTTTTGTCTGGCACTTTATTTATAGTATTGTACAAATGAGAAAAAATCAATTTTTTTCACTAGTTATGTATGTTTTACTTGGAATTTATTTTTATATTACAAAAGATGTAACATTTAATTTACTTTTTCATAATATTATAAATCCATTTGAATTTGAATTTAGTGGTTTTAGTCTATATACAATTGTTCAAATTTTTATAAAAGTAGTTATCATATATCTTATTGTAAAAATGATAGTTTCTATTAAAAATAGAAAAAAACTAGACAATTAGTTTTCTTCAAAAACCTTAATACCATAGTTTTAAAGCCTTTTTTATCCTTTTTTAGGTAATATATTTGCCTAATATTAAAAGTAAAACTTTAAAAGGATAACTATGGATTGGGGTAAGGTAACTTATATATTTTTCTCACTCATGTCACTCACAACTACAGCAGGGTTTATTTATGAGCCAAATGCAGTAGCATTGTTCTTAGCTGCAGGTGTAAATGTAATCTCTACAATTTTAAAAATTGGTGTAAAAAATCTTTTAGCAGCAGAACTATTAGCAAGTTCATTAGTGGCAGACTTACACCTAATTCCTGCGTTTATGGTATTAACTTTTATAGGTGATGAAAGAATGGCAATTGCTTTAGCAATAGGTGCAGTTGTAGCAAATCTTTTCTCAATAGCATTAGCGCTAATAGAAAGTGCAAAAAGTCAAGATAAGGATGATTATTAATGGAATATAATCCACAACAACTAGAAAAAAAATGGCAAACTTTTTGGAGTGAAAATAAAAGTTTTGAGCCATCTGATGATACAAAACAAGAAAAAAAATATATTTTAAGTATGTTCCCATATCCAAGTGGTAGAATTCATATGGGACATGTTAGAAACTACTGTTTAGGTGATGCAATAGCTAGATATTTTAGAAAAGCAAACTTTAATGTTTTACATCCAATTGGTTGGGATAGTTTTGGTATGCCAGCAGAAAATGCAGCTATTAAACATAAGCTTCATCCAAAAAAATGGACATATGAAAATATTGATTATATGAGAGATGAGCTAAGAGCTTTAGGTTTATCTTTTAGCCAAACAAGAGAATTTGCAACTTCTGATGAACTTTATACAAAATGGGAACAAGAGTTTATTATTAAAATGTATGAAGCTGGACTTTTATATAGAAAATCAACAGTAGTAAATTGGTGTGAACCTTGCCATACTGTTTTAGCAAATGAGCAAGTAGAAGAGGGTTGTTGTTGGAGATGTGGAACTCCTGTTGAGCAAAAAGAGATGCCAGGATATTATATTGCTATTACAAAATATGCACAAGAATTACTTGATGATTTAAAAACATTAGAAGGTTCATGGCCATCACAAGTTCTTACAATGCAAGAAAATTGGATAGGAAGAAGTGAAGGTTTAGAGTTTGATTTAGAATTATCTAAAGATTCAAGATTTAAATTAAATAAACAATTTGCTTCATATAAAGTATTTACAACAAGACCAGATA
This genomic window contains:
- a CDS encoding DUF6394 family protein, with the translated sequence MDWGKVTYIFFSLMSLTTTAGFIYEPNAVALFLAAGVNVISTILKIGVKNLLAAELLASSLVADLHLIPAFMVLTFIGDERMAIALAIGAVVANLFSIALALIESAKSQDKDDY
- the yajC gene encoding preprotein translocase subunit YajC, with amino-acid sequence MQGQSADLISSLLPLVALFAIFYFLIIRPQQKQAKAHKAMIAELKKGDKIVTNGGLMVEIIKVEETFLIVKNHDNTEMKLMKEFVAKLLD
- the secF gene encoding protein translocase subunit SecF, encoding MEIFKTDRIYNFMGRRLPFLGLSSILFIASIVILFTKGLNFGIDFAGGTIIQVKYEKQAPISDIRTVLKTKPEYANAIISEFGSKEEVVIRLSGTSSDLSTDISDKIHNVLASTGNFEVRRVDIVGPKVGGELREKGVMALGLAIIIILIYVSFRFEWRFAIASILALIHDITIAMGALSLFSIEVNLDILAAILTLLGYSLNDTIIVFDRIREGIQTSKETLLDTIVNESVSKTLSRTTLTSLTTFFVVVTLFAFGGEIIHGFAFTLLVGIIVGTYSSIFIAASFLVQLKFSITDFRSKEAEKLKRQKEKEKIRAMYEKGTV
- the secD gene encoding protein translocase subunit SecD; protein product: MKILNYRLIIFILSIIFGVVFSIPSFMQTNSGKKISLGLDLQGGLHMLLGVQTDEAVTSKIKTIATSIKYFAEDEDLLIEDLSINGDSITFTILDKDEAPKIETMLEKIGGLEVGLDELTFNVSLTDDEIVRTKDLSVAQAVETIRNRLDQFGLAEPTVIRQGETDIVVQLPGIRSQEDEKAARELISKPANLELMAVDEERADQVYTMSDAQAASYGDIILEDVKNPNTLYLVKEIPILNGEQVIDAKVAFDQSNQPIINFTLNSSGARIFGDFTAKSIGKRLAVVLDGKVYSAPSIRERIGGGSGQISGGFTMIEAGNVAIALRSGALPASVKLLEKRSVGPSLGADSIQASMVALILGFVLVVVFMIVYYKTAGIIANIALITNIFIIVSVMAMFGATLTLPGMAGIVLTVGMAVDANVIITERIRELLRQGLSIQKAIEDGYSNAMRAILDANITTLLVAVILYAYGTGPIKGFAITISIGILASMLTAILGTHGIYEALMPKISKDKNIKKWFGVS
- a CDS encoding CCA tRNA nucleotidyltransferase — protein: MFTNIKFNLPKILEKILYNLQEIGVKPILVGGCVRDTLLNIPCKDYDIELFNIDELQIVEKVLQKYGNVKLVGKSFGVLTLKVQEYDFDFALARVEKKVGSGHRGFEVINNKNLNFQEASLRRDFTINSIGYDFFAKEFLDPNNGLEDLNKKRLKHIKDETFVEDPLRVYRAIQLCARFNLQLDKKTFLLCKKIVENNELEELPKERIYEEFKKLLLKSSKPSIGFELLKQLGILKYFKELEALVGCVQDKVYHPEGDVWVHTLMALDELAKILKTEKIEDEYRKLYLFYATLCHDLGKPYCTEILENKVTSHKHETLGVEPTISFLSKLTNEKKLIEKVIPIVKNHLTPFQLYLANSSLKAVKRLSLKVNIQDLCLVCLADCLGRDIKDKEKCPKATSWLLEQATLLNIQNNALKPHILGRDLITLGLKPSKEFKQILDYALDLQIDENLTKEEILYFIKERYCN
- a CDS encoding apolipoprotein N-acyltransferase; this encodes MFLVKPEYFNKTIIIKGLITAILLSAFIYLEYLNFNFKILNTFLGLLGLYFLITIPKNSLIYAGFFTGIFWFYWIANSFFYYEVAYLIPFVILGFGFIIAFLFYFTDFVIRTFRPLYCLVSSYFSPIIFNLVINKKFLRICAIFALSFIEPFNFNWFKLELLFIDSYLQTSKIAFILILLAVFLLTEKLKYKFLAIIPLLFAFDYNPNLKIKEPNLKIYMSKINIKQDQKWLKQNQHLIVNKNINEIDKAIDLNYDLVILPETTLPLLLNKDEFLMQYLKEKSQKIDIVIGAMSSDEKGFYNSSFFFSKEKVVIANKVVLVPFGEEIPLSSFLTDLINKWFYNGAQDYIKAVTPTDFNINGYKFRSAICYEATTNKIFENINDTKYMIAISNNAWFTPSIEPILQKLLMKYYAKKYNVIIYHVANGSENYIIKP